A region of Streptomyces sp. R44 DNA encodes the following proteins:
- a CDS encoding fumarate reductase/succinate dehydrogenase flavoprotein subunit, whose translation MSSVERQRWDVVVVGAGGAGLRAAIEARRAGARTAVICKSLFGKAHTVMAEGGIAASMANANEHDDWKTHFRDTMRGGKFLNQWRMAELHAQEAPERVWELETWGALFDRTADGRISQRNFGGHEYPRLAHVGDRTGLELLRTLQQKVVGLQQEDHRETGDHEGRLKVFQEFTVTRILKDGEGRVAGVFCYERESGRFLVLEAPAVVLATGGIGKSFKVTSNSWEYTGDGHALALLAGAPLVNMEFVQFHPTGMVWPPSVKGILVTESVRGDGGVLRNSEGRRFMFDYVPDVFKEKYAESEEEGDRWYEDPEHNRRPPELLPRDEVARAINAEVKAGRGSPHGGVFLDVSTRMPAETIRRRLPSMYHQFKELADVDITAEAMEVGPTCHYVMGGVAVDSETAATVGVPGLFAAGEVAGGMHGSNRLGGNSLSDLLVFGRRAGLHAAEYAAGAAPSEVGEETVAAARTEALAPFRDGPAENPYTLHQELQQTMNDLVGIIRREGEMAEALERIAALRERAGRISVEGHRQFNPGWHLALDLRNMLLVSECVARAALERTESRGGHTREDRPAMERSWRPVNLLCRASGAGGIELERVRTEPIRPDLLALFEKEELAKYLAEEELDA comes from the coding sequence GTGAGCTCCGTGGAACGGCAGCGGTGGGACGTGGTCGTGGTCGGCGCGGGCGGCGCCGGGCTGCGGGCCGCGATCGAGGCGCGCCGGGCCGGCGCGCGCACCGCCGTCATCTGCAAGTCCCTCTTCGGCAAGGCGCACACGGTGATGGCCGAGGGCGGCATCGCCGCCTCCATGGCCAACGCCAACGAGCACGACGACTGGAAGACGCACTTCCGGGACACCATGCGCGGCGGGAAGTTCCTCAACCAGTGGCGGATGGCCGAGCTGCACGCCCAGGAGGCGCCCGAGCGGGTCTGGGAGCTGGAGACGTGGGGCGCGCTCTTCGACCGGACGGCGGACGGCCGGATCTCGCAGCGGAACTTCGGCGGCCACGAGTACCCGCGGCTCGCGCACGTCGGCGACCGCACCGGTCTCGAACTCCTGCGGACCCTCCAGCAGAAGGTGGTCGGGCTCCAGCAGGAGGATCACCGGGAGACCGGCGACCACGAGGGGCGTCTGAAGGTCTTCCAGGAGTTCACCGTCACCCGGATCCTCAAGGACGGTGAGGGGCGGGTCGCCGGTGTCTTCTGTTACGAGCGGGAGAGCGGGCGCTTCCTCGTCCTGGAGGCGCCCGCGGTCGTCCTGGCCACCGGCGGCATCGGCAAGTCGTTCAAGGTGACCTCGAACTCCTGGGAGTACACGGGCGACGGCCACGCGCTCGCCCTGCTGGCCGGGGCGCCGCTGGTGAACATGGAGTTCGTGCAGTTCCACCCGACCGGCATGGTCTGGCCGCCGTCGGTGAAGGGGATCCTCGTCACCGAGTCGGTACGCGGCGACGGCGGGGTGCTGCGGAACTCCGAGGGCCGGCGCTTCATGTTCGACTACGTCCCCGACGTCTTCAAGGAGAAGTACGCCGAGTCGGAGGAGGAGGGCGACCGCTGGTACGAGGACCCCGAGCACAACCGGCGCCCGCCCGAACTGCTGCCGCGCGACGAGGTGGCGCGGGCCATCAACGCGGAGGTGAAGGCGGGCCGCGGCTCCCCGCACGGAGGGGTGTTCCTCGATGTGTCGACCCGGATGCCGGCGGAGACGATCCGGCGCCGGCTGCCCTCGATGTACCACCAGTTCAAGGAGCTGGCGGACGTCGACATCACGGCCGAGGCCATGGAGGTCGGGCCGACCTGCCACTACGTGATGGGCGGTGTCGCCGTCGACTCGGAGACGGCCGCCACGGTCGGGGTGCCGGGTCTCTTCGCGGCCGGCGAGGTCGCGGGCGGCATGCACGGCTCCAACCGGCTGGGCGGGAACTCCCTCTCCGACCTGCTGGTCTTCGGGCGGCGGGCCGGGCTGCACGCGGCGGAGTACGCGGCGGGGGCCGCGCCCTCCGAGGTCGGCGAGGAGACGGTGGCGGCGGCCAGGACGGAGGCGCTGGCCCCGTTCCGGGACGGTCCCGCGGAGAACCCGTACACCCTCCACCAGGAACTCCAGCAGACGATGAACGATCTCGTCGGGATCATCCGGCGGGAGGGCGAGATGGCCGAGGCCCTGGAGCGGATCGCCGCGCTGCGGGAGCGGGCCGGGCGGATCTCGGTGGAGGGGCACCGGCAGTTCAACCCCGGCTGGCACCTCGCGCTCGACCTGCGGAACATGCTCCTGGTCAGCGAGTGCGTGGCCCGGGCCGCCCTGGAGCGCACCGAGTCCCGGGGCGGGCACACCCGCGAGGACCGGCCGGCGATGGAGCGGTCGTGGCGCCCGGTGAACCTGCTGTGCCGGGCTTCCGGAGCGGGCGGGATCGAGTTGGAACGGGTGCGGACCGAGCCCATCAGGCCGGATCTGCTGGCGCTCTTCGAGAAGGAGGAGCTGGCGAAGTACCTGGCGGAGGAGGAGCTGGACGCATGA
- a CDS encoding ABC transporter family substrate-binding protein, whose translation MSQIGAPRGRTCSRSPRSRTLRSVATLTSAVLAVTVLAGCSSGDEADETPAAAQDNAPAPRDRVADGGTLRWAVDALPTTLNAFQADADGTTSRIAGAVLPSLYTLDERGRPQLNPDYLESAQVVETEPKQVVLYKLNQQAVWSDGREIGAADFVAQWRALSGRDTAYWTARNSGYERIEKIERGKNDLEVRVTFAKPYADWQSLFTPLYPKQVMGSPNSFNDGARTTLKATAGPFLLKAVDRKGGDVTLARNPRWWGRQAKLDSIVLKAVPRADRAEALAAGDLDLAEIDRSVADRISLALRDARAGRNGAQAALAHGPGSAVTPSKALKSWALAHGSDDEKAAEVQAARKENQEAIARYAKAQDALAKYVVRKSLEPAYTQLSLNGESGPLADERVRRAVARAIDRQELAESVLKPLGLPAKPPGSHLALAGQAAYADSSDALGGQDTKEAQALLADAGWVPGGALHKPAGTKAGSEAEKKEAEKKEAEKKEAEKKAAEKAKKGEGSTDAKKQASDTASDEGLYIVGDDKPGARRAAPAPVIGANGPEGGTEVLAPGSAAARQSAALLARAEALDTGSGAARAAHSAPKPDQGVAGAYAPRGTAAPVTAPEAAKTLGKDGKALSLRFVLPSGPGSESLRAVGDRIVRMLDAVGIRTEVTKVSDDSFFKDHVASGDYDLALYSWPASAFPATDARPIFAKPEPASDGSLLVEQNYSRVGTDRIDQLFDQAAGTLDEEEARELVRQADARIWAAAGSIPLYQRPQLVAARADLLNAGAWGLAAPRYQDIGFKKPETTKGTQPNH comes from the coding sequence ATGTCCCAGATCGGCGCCCCTCGCGGGAGGACATGCTCCAGGAGCCCCCGCTCCCGCACGCTCCGCTCCGTCGCCACCCTCACCAGCGCGGTCCTCGCCGTCACCGTCCTCGCGGGCTGCAGCTCCGGCGACGAGGCCGACGAGACCCCGGCGGCGGCCCAGGACAACGCGCCCGCGCCCCGCGACCGGGTCGCCGACGGGGGCACCCTCCGCTGGGCCGTCGACGCGCTGCCCACCACGCTCAACGCCTTCCAGGCCGACGCCGACGGCACCACCTCGCGCATCGCCGGAGCCGTGCTCCCCTCCCTCTACACGCTCGACGAGCGGGGCCGGCCCCAGCTGAACCCCGACTACCTGGAGTCCGCGCAGGTCGTCGAGACCGAGCCCAAGCAGGTCGTCCTCTACAAGCTCAACCAGCAGGCGGTCTGGAGCGACGGGCGCGAGATCGGGGCCGCCGACTTCGTGGCCCAGTGGCGCGCGCTGAGCGGCCGCGACACCGCGTACTGGACCGCCCGCAACTCCGGCTACGAGCGGATCGAGAAGATCGAGCGGGGCAAGAACGACCTGGAGGTCCGGGTCACCTTCGCCAAGCCCTACGCCGACTGGCAGTCCCTCTTCACGCCCCTCTACCCCAAGCAGGTGATGGGCTCCCCGAACTCCTTCAACGACGGGGCGCGCACCACCCTCAAGGCCACCGCAGGACCGTTCCTGCTCAAGGCGGTCGACCGGAAGGGCGGCGACGTCACCCTCGCCCGCAACCCCCGCTGGTGGGGCCGGCAGGCCAAGCTCGACAGCATCGTCCTCAAGGCCGTCCCCCGGGCCGACCGGGCCGAGGCCCTCGCCGCCGGCGACCTCGACCTGGCCGAGATCGACCGGTCCGTCGCCGACCGGATCTCCCTCGCCCTCCGCGACGCCCGCGCCGGCCGGAACGGCGCCCAGGCCGCCCTCGCCCACGGCCCCGGCTCCGCGGTCACCCCCTCCAAGGCCCTGAAGTCCTGGGCCCTCGCCCATGGCTCCGACGACGAGAAGGCGGCCGAGGTCCAGGCCGCCCGCAAGGAGAACCAGGAGGCGATCGCCCGGTACGCGAAGGCCCAGGACGCCCTCGCGAAGTACGTGGTCCGCAAGTCCCTGGAGCCCGCCTACACCCAGCTCTCGCTGAACGGCGAGTCCGGCCCGCTGGCCGACGAGCGGGTACGGCGCGCGGTGGCCCGCGCCATCGACCGCCAGGAGCTCGCCGAATCCGTCCTCAAGCCGCTCGGCCTCCCCGCGAAGCCCCCCGGCAGCCACCTCGCCCTCGCCGGCCAGGCGGCGTACGCGGACAGCAGCGACGCGCTCGGCGGCCAGGACACCAAGGAGGCGCAGGCGCTCCTCGCCGACGCGGGCTGGGTCCCCGGCGGCGCGCTCCACAAGCCCGCGGGCACCAAGGCGGGCAGCGAGGCGGAGAAGAAAGAGGCCGAGAAGAAGGAGGCCGAGAAGAAGGAGGCGGAGAAGAAGGCCGCCGAGAAGGCCAAGAAGGGCGAGGGCTCCACCGACGCCAAGAAGCAGGCGAGCGACACCGCCTCCGACGAGGGCCTCTACATCGTCGGCGACGACAAGCCGGGCGCCCGCCGCGCCGCCCCCGCCCCGGTCATCGGCGCGAACGGCCCCGAGGGCGGCACCGAGGTCCTCGCCCCGGGCTCCGCCGCCGCCCGCCAGAGCGCCGCGCTCCTCGCCCGCGCCGAGGCCCTCGACACCGGCTCCGGCGCCGCCCGCGCCGCCCACTCCGCCCCCAAGCCGGACCAGGGCGTCGCCGGGGCCTACGCCCCGCGCGGCACCGCGGCCCCCGTGACGGCCCCCGAGGCCGCCAAAACCCTCGGCAAGGACGGCAAGGCGCTCAGCCTCCGCTTCGTCCTGCCGTCCGGGCCGGGCTCCGAGTCGCTGCGGGCGGTCGGGGACCGGATCGTCCGGATGCTCGACGCGGTCGGGATCCGCACCGAGGTCACCAAGGTCTCCGACGACAGCTTCTTCAAGGACCACGTGGCCTCGGGCGACTACGACCTGGCCCTCTACTCCTGGCCGGCCTCCGCCTTCCCGGCGACCGACGCCCGGCCGATCTTCGCCAAGCCCGAGCCCGCCTCGGACGGCTCGCTCCTGGTCGAGCAGAACTACTCCCGGGTCGGCACCGACCGCATCGACCAGCTCTTCGACCAGGCGGCGGGGACGCTCGACGAGGAGGAGGCCCGCGAGCTGGTGCGCCAGGCCGACGCCCGGATCTGGGCCGCCGCCGGCTCCATCCCCCTCTACCAGCGCCCGCAGCTCGTCGCCGCCCGGGCCGATCTTCTGAACGCCGGAGCCTGGGGCCTCGCCGCTCCCCGCTACCAGGACATCGGGTTCAAGAAGCCCGAAACGACCAAGGGTACCCAGCCGAACCACTGA
- the typA gene encoding translational GTPase TypA has protein sequence MPTRHDIRNVAIVAHVDHGKTTIVDAMLKQAGAFAAHQQLDDRMMDSNDLEREKGITILAKNTAVKYHPKDGGAPITINIIDTPGHADFGGEVERGLSMVDAVVLLVDASEGPLPQTRFVLRKALQQRKPVILCINKTDRPDSRIDEVVNETYDLFLDLDADEDQIEFPIVYACGRDGIASLTKPENGTVPADSDNLEPFFSAILEHVPAPVYDEEAPLQAHVTNLDADNFLGRIALLRVEQGELRKGQTVAWIKRDGTISNVRITELMMTEALTRKPAEVAGPGDICAVAGIPDIMIGETLADPENPIALPLITVDQPAISMTIGTNTSPLVGRGGTGKGADAKAAVKNRKVTARQVKDRLDRELIGNVSLRVLDTERPDAWEVQGRGELALAILVEQMRREGFELTIGKPQVVTKEVDGKVHEPVERLTVDVPEEHMGAVTQLMGVRKGRMDNMSNHGSGWVRMEFVVPSRGLIGFRTEFLTNTRGTGIAHSIHEGHEPWFGTLTTRNNGSLVADRAGAVTAFAMTNLQERGVLFTDPGTEVYEGMIVGENSRSDDMDVNITKEKKLTNMRSSSADSFEAIVPPRKLSLEQSLEFCRDDECVEVTPEAVRIRKVILDQNARGRASSRAKNG, from the coding sequence ATGCCCACGCGCCACGACATCCGTAACGTCGCCATCGTCGCCCACGTCGACCATGGCAAGACGACCATCGTCGACGCCATGCTCAAGCAGGCCGGTGCCTTCGCCGCCCACCAGCAGCTCGACGACCGCATGATGGACTCGAACGACCTGGAGCGTGAGAAGGGCATCACGATCCTCGCCAAGAACACGGCGGTGAAGTATCACCCCAAGGACGGCGGGGCCCCGATCACGATCAACATCATCGACACCCCCGGCCACGCCGACTTCGGTGGCGAGGTCGAGCGCGGTCTGTCGATGGTCGACGCCGTCGTCCTCCTGGTGGACGCCTCCGAGGGTCCGCTCCCGCAGACCCGTTTCGTGCTGCGCAAGGCGCTCCAGCAGCGCAAGCCCGTCATCCTCTGCATCAACAAGACGGACCGCCCGGACTCCCGGATCGACGAGGTCGTCAACGAGACCTACGACCTCTTCCTCGACCTGGACGCGGACGAGGACCAGATCGAGTTCCCGATCGTCTACGCCTGCGGCCGTGACGGCATCGCCTCGCTGACCAAGCCGGAGAACGGCACCGTTCCCGCGGACAGCGACAACCTGGAGCCGTTCTTCTCGGCCATCCTGGAGCACGTCCCCGCCCCGGTGTACGACGAGGAGGCCCCGCTCCAGGCCCACGTCACCAACCTGGACGCCGACAACTTCCTCGGCCGCATCGCGCTGCTCCGCGTCGAGCAGGGCGAGCTCCGCAAGGGCCAGACGGTCGCGTGGATCAAGCGGGACGGCACGATCTCCAACGTCCGCATCACCGAGCTGATGATGACCGAGGCGCTCACCCGCAAGCCCGCCGAGGTCGCCGGCCCCGGTGACATCTGCGCCGTCGCCGGTATCCCCGACATCATGATCGGCGAGACCCTGGCCGACCCGGAGAACCCGATCGCGCTGCCGCTGATCACGGTCGACCAGCCGGCCATCTCCATGACCATCGGCACCAACACCTCGCCGCTCGTCGGCCGCGGTGGCACGGGCAAGGGCGCGGACGCCAAGGCCGCGGTCAAGAACCGCAAGGTCACCGCCCGCCAGGTCAAGGACCGACTGGACCGCGAGCTGATCGGTAACGTCTCGCTCCGCGTCCTCGACACCGAGCGCCCCGACGCCTGGGAGGTCCAGGGCCGCGGTGAGCTCGCGCTCGCCATCCTGGTCGAGCAGATGCGCCGCGAGGGCTTCGAGCTCACCATCGGCAAGCCGCAGGTCGTCACCAAGGAGGTCGACGGCAAGGTCCACGAGCCCGTCGAGCGCCTCACGGTCGACGTCCCCGAGGAGCACATGGGCGCCGTCACGCAGCTCATGGGCGTCCGCAAGGGCCGCATGGACAACATGTCGAACCACGGCTCCGGCTGGGTCCGCATGGAGTTCGTCGTTCCGTCCCGTGGCCTCATCGGCTTCCGTACGGAGTTCCTGACCAACACCCGCGGTACGGGCATCGCGCACTCCATCCACGAGGGCCACGAGCCGTGGTTCGGCACCCTGACGACCCGTAACAACGGTTCGCTGGTCGCCGACCGCGCCGGTGCGGTCACCGCCTTCGCGATGACCAACCTCCAGGAGCGCGGCGTCCTGTTCACCGACCCCGGCACCGAGGTGTACGAGGGCATGATCGTCGGCGAGAACTCCCGCTCCGACGACATGGACGTGAACATCACCAAGGAGAAGAAGCTCACCAACATGCGCTCCTCCTCCGCCGACTCCTTCGAGGCGATCGTCCCGCCGCGCAAGCTCTCCCTGGAGCAGTCCCTGGAGTTCTGCCGCGACGACGAGTGCGTCGAGGTGACCCCGGAGGCCGTGCGCATCCGCAAGGTCATCCTCGACCAGAACGCGCGTGGCCGTGCGTCTTCCCGCGCCAAGAACGGCTGA
- a CDS encoding ABC transporter substrate-binding protein, which translates to MRGAKSAKWVTGAIIVALAATACGGGKSGDSGSDAKAVDPNGIFSIELGEPEKPLLTGDTMESNGSAVMAGLFSTLVDYKADGSLEMINAESVTTTDSKTWTVKLKPGWTFHDGTPVTSKSYVDAWNWNASLKNAQGLASWFADIKGYDKVHPDAEGAKQTADKLDGLTVVDENTFKIELTKAVPYFGHKLAYIVFAPLPDSFYKLGEKQRGAAPVGNGPYKFKSWDHKKKIEITRFDGYKGPNKAKNGGVVFKNYTTLEAAYEDLKSGNVDVLRQIAPKDLPVYRQDLGERAVDQPYSAIQTIAVAFYSDQWKKPKLVDPRVVQGLSMAIDRATITKTVLNGTREPATGWVAKGVLGFQADGGAGVTTYDPAKAKELIKAGGGVPGGKISIQYNADGGHKEWVDAVCNSIQQATDVQCVGDGKPDFQADLTARKTKQVKSLYRSGWVLDYPVNANFISDLFRTGAGGNQGDFSNKELDAKIAKADSAATLDESVKAYQAIEKDLKNYMPSIPLWYYKVNAGFSEKVSGVAYGQDGDPILTGVEVKK; encoded by the coding sequence ATGCGCGGTGCCAAGAGCGCCAAGTGGGTAACGGGCGCGATCATCGTCGCCCTTGCTGCGACCGCCTGTGGCGGGGGTAAGAGCGGCGACAGCGGCAGCGACGCCAAGGCTGTTGACCCGAACGGAATCTTCTCCATCGAGCTGGGCGAGCCTGAGAAGCCCCTGCTCACCGGTGACACGATGGAGTCCAACGGCTCCGCCGTCATGGCCGGCCTGTTCTCGACCCTGGTCGACTACAAGGCCGACGGTTCCCTGGAGATGATCAACGCCGAGTCGGTCACCACGACGGACTCGAAGACCTGGACCGTCAAGCTCAAGCCGGGCTGGACCTTCCACGACGGCACCCCGGTCACCTCCAAGTCCTACGTGGACGCGTGGAACTGGAACGCCAGCCTGAAGAACGCCCAGGGCCTCGCGTCCTGGTTCGCGGACATCAAGGGCTACGACAAGGTCCACCCGGACGCCGAGGGTGCGAAGCAGACCGCCGACAAGCTGGACGGTCTGACCGTCGTCGACGAGAACACCTTCAAGATCGAGCTCACCAAGGCCGTCCCGTACTTCGGCCACAAGCTCGCGTACATCGTCTTCGCGCCGCTGCCGGACTCCTTCTACAAGCTGGGCGAGAAGCAGCGCGGCGCGGCTCCGGTCGGCAACGGTCCCTACAAGTTCAAGTCCTGGGACCACAAGAAGAAGATCGAGATCACCCGCTTCGACGGCTACAAGGGCCCGAACAAGGCGAAGAACGGCGGTGTGGTCTTCAAGAACTACACCACCCTCGAGGCCGCGTACGAGGACCTGAAGTCCGGCAACGTCGACGTCCTGCGTCAGATCGCGCCGAAGGACCTCCCGGTCTACCGCCAGGACCTCGGCGAGCGCGCCGTGGACCAGCCGTACTCCGCGATCCAGACCATCGCCGTCGCCTTCTACTCCGACCAGTGGAAGAAGCCGAAGCTGGTCGACCCGCGCGTCGTCCAGGGTCTGTCCATGGCGATCGACCGCGCCACCATCACCAAGACGGTGCTGAACGGCACGCGTGAGCCCGCGACCGGCTGGGTCGCCAAGGGTGTCCTCGGCTTCCAGGCCGACGGCGGCGCCGGCGTCACCACGTACGACCCGGCCAAGGCCAAGGAGCTCATCAAGGCCGGCGGCGGTGTCCCCGGCGGCAAGATCTCCATCCAGTACAACGCCGACGGTGGCCACAAGGAGTGGGTGGACGCTGTCTGCAACTCCATCCAGCAGGCCACCGACGTCCAGTGCGTCGGCGACGGCAAGCCGGACTTCCAGGCCGACCTGACCGCTCGTAAGACCAAGCAGGTCAAGTCGCTCTACCGTTCCGGCTGGGTGCTCGACTACCCGGTGAACGCCAACTTCATCTCGGACCTGTTCCGTACGGGTGCGGGCGGCAACCAGGGCGACTTCTCCAACAAGGAGCTGGACGCCAAGATCGCGAAGGCCGACTCGGCCGCCACCCTTGACGAGTCCGTCAAGGCCTACCAGGCGATCGAGAAGGACCTCAAGAACTACATGCCGTCCATCCCGCTCTGGTACTACAAGGTCAACGCGGGCTTCTCCGAGAAGGTCTCGGGTGTCGCCTACGGTCAGGACGGCGACCCGATCCTGACCGGCGTCGAGGTCAAGAAGTAA
- a CDS encoding ABC transporter permease yields the protein MGRYVARRLLQMIPVFLGTTLLIFLMVHSLPGDPVLAMFGDKGADPATLAAKRHELGLDRSLPVQYFTYMRDMVLHLDFGTQIRNGLPVTEVLGDAFPITLQLAALAFAIELVFGIGLGIIGGLRAGRLADNLILIFTLLIISIPVFVLGYIIKMVFAFNLEWIAPNVSTEPVLSEMIAPAIVLGGLSLAYVARLTRTSMAENLRADYMRTAVAKGLPRRRVIGVHLMRNSMIPVVTFLGTDIGALMGGAVVTEAIFNIHGIGGVIAESISRREGSTLVGLVTILVIVYLVTSLLIDLLYAVLDPRIRYA from the coding sequence ATGGGGCGTTATGTCGCACGACGACTGCTCCAGATGATCCCGGTTTTCCTCGGGACAACCCTGCTGATCTTCCTCATGGTGCACAGCCTGCCCGGCGATCCCGTGCTTGCCATGTTCGGCGACAAGGGCGCCGACCCGGCGACGCTCGCCGCGAAGCGCCATGAGCTGGGTCTCGACAGGTCCTTGCCGGTGCAGTACTTCACGTACATGCGGGACATGGTCCTGCACCTGGACTTCGGCACCCAGATCCGTAACGGACTGCCGGTCACCGAAGTGCTGGGTGACGCGTTCCCCATCACTCTCCAGCTGGCCGCCCTCGCGTTCGCCATCGAGCTGGTCTTCGGCATCGGCCTGGGCATCATCGGTGGTCTGCGCGCCGGCCGCCTGGCCGACAACCTGATCCTGATCTTCACCCTGCTGATCATCTCGATCCCGGTCTTCGTCCTCGGCTACATCATCAAGATGGTGTTCGCCTTCAACCTGGAGTGGATCGCGCCGAACGTCAGCACCGAGCCGGTGCTGAGCGAGATGATCGCCCCGGCCATCGTGCTCGGCGGTCTCTCCCTCGCGTACGTGGCCCGACTGACCCGTACCTCCATGGCGGAGAACCTGCGCGCCGACTACATGCGCACGGCCGTCGCCAAGGGCCTGCCGCGGCGCCGCGTCATCGGCGTCCACCTGATGCGCAACTCGATGATCCCCGTGGTCACCTTCCTCGGCACCGACATCGGCGCCCTCATGGGCGGCGCGGTCGTCACCGAGGCGATCTTCAACATCCACGGAATCGGCGGCGTCATCGCCGAGTCGATCTCCCGGCGCGAAGGTTCGACCCTGGTGGGCCTCGTCACCATCCTGGTGATCGTCTACCTCGTCACCAGCCTGCTCATCGACCTGCTGTACGCGGTCCTGGACCCGAGGATCCGGTATGCCTGA
- a CDS encoding ABC transporter permease, translated as MPDVTKTAAAVEDAVAPPSVDASAPVAKAEKARSLWGDAWADLRRNPYFIISSVLIALLLLISAWPTLFTNASPTAGDLVHHFLSKPELGKVGSPEWLGYDQQGRSVYARLIHGTRASIIVGVAVTAIVTIVGGIMGMISGYFGGWIDALLSRLTDVFFGIPFLLGAMVVLQAFVERTVWVVVFALAFLGWTQITRVMRGAVITVKQADYVHAAKALGAGTTRILFKHILPNAMAPVIVVATIALGGYISAEATLSFLGLGLAAPTVSWGVDISAGVAQIRVAPHVLLWPSIMLSLTVLAFIMLGEAVRNALDPKLR; from the coding sequence ATGCCTGACGTGACCAAGACCGCAGCCGCCGTCGAGGATGCCGTCGCGCCCCCCTCCGTGGACGCGTCCGCACCGGTGGCCAAGGCCGAGAAGGCCCGCAGCCTCTGGGGCGACGCCTGGGCCGACCTGCGCCGCAACCCGTACTTCATCATCTCGTCGGTCCTGATTGCGCTGCTGCTGCTGATCTCGGCGTGGCCGACCCTCTTCACCAACGCGTCCCCGACCGCCGGTGACCTGGTCCACCACTTCCTCAGCAAGCCCGAGCTCGGCAAGGTCGGCTCGCCCGAGTGGCTGGGCTACGACCAGCAGGGCCGCTCCGTGTACGCCCGCCTGATCCACGGCACCCGCGCCTCGATCATCGTCGGCGTCGCCGTCACCGCGATCGTCACGATCGTCGGCGGCATCATGGGCATGATCTCCGGCTACTTCGGCGGCTGGATCGACGCGCTGCTCTCCCGGCTCACCGACGTGTTCTTCGGCATCCCCTTCCTGCTCGGCGCCATGGTCGTCCTGCAGGCGTTCGTCGAGCGGACCGTCTGGGTCGTCGTCTTCGCCCTCGCGTTCCTCGGCTGGACCCAGATCACCCGCGTCATGCGCGGTGCCGTGATCACGGTCAAGCAGGCCGACTACGTCCACGCGGCGAAGGCCCTCGGCGCCGGCACCACCAGGATCCTGTTCAAGCACATCCTGCCGAACGCCATGGCCCCCGTGATCGTCGTCGCGACCATCGCGCTCGGCGGTTACATCTCGGCCGAGGCCACCCTGTCCTTCCTCGGACTCGGCCTCGCCGCCCCGACCGTCTCCTGGGGTGTCGACATCTCCGCAGGCGTCGCTCAGATCCGCGTCGCTCCGCACGTGCTGCTGTGGCCCTCGATCATGCTGAGCCTCACCGTCCTGGCGTTCATCATGCTCGGCGAAGCCGTCCGCAACGCCCTCGACCCCAAGCTGCGCTGA
- a CDS encoding ABC transporter ATP-binding protein translates to MSIIDKTAAVPAPRGGDHTGPLLEVKDLHVEFHTRDGVAKAVNGVNYSVNAGETLAVLGESGSGKSVTAQAIMGILDMPPGKIPQGEILFRGEDMLKMSEEDRRKIRGRKIAMIFQDALSSLNPVLTVGYQLGEMFRVHHGMSKKDATVKAVELMDKVKIPAAKARVTDYPHQFSGGMRQRIMIAMALALEPDLIIADEPTTALDVTVQAQVMDLLAELQQEYNMGLILITHDLGVVADVADKIAVMYAGRIVEQAPVHELYKRPAHPYTRGLLDSIPRLDQKGQELYAIKGLPPNLLKVPSGCAFNPRCPKADDLCRTEIPALVPVTEQDGADLPGRKSACHFWKETIHG, encoded by the coding sequence ATGAGCATCATCGACAAGACCGCGGCCGTCCCCGCGCCGCGCGGTGGCGACCACACCGGTCCGCTGCTCGAAGTCAAGGACCTGCACGTCGAGTTCCACACCCGTGACGGTGTGGCCAAGGCGGTCAACGGCGTCAACTACTCGGTGAACGCCGGCGAGACCCTCGCCGTCCTCGGCGAGTCCGGCTCCGGCAAGTCCGTCACCGCCCAGGCCATCATGGGCATCCTCGACATGCCGCCCGGCAAGATCCCGCAGGGCGAGATCCTGTTCCGCGGCGAGGACATGCTGAAGATGTCCGAGGAGGACCGCCGGAAGATCCGCGGCCGGAAGATCGCCATGATCTTCCAGGACGCGCTGTCCTCCCTCAACCCGGTCCTCACCGTCGGCTACCAGCTCGGCGAGATGTTCCGGGTGCACCACGGCATGTCCAAGAAGGACGCCACGGTCAAGGCCGTCGAGCTGATGGACAAGGTCAAGATCCCCGCCGCCAAGGCGCGGGTCACCGACTACCCCCACCAGTTCTCCGGCGGTATGCGCCAGCGCATCATGATCGCCATGGCGCTCGCCCTGGAGCCGGACCTGATCATCGCCGACGAGCCCACCACGGCTCTCGACGTGACCGTCCAGGCCCAGGTCATGGACCTCCTCGCGGAGCTCCAGCAGGAATACAACATGGGCCTGATCCTGATCACCCACGACCTCGGCGTCGTCGCCGACGTCGCGGACAAGATCGCCGTGATGTACGCCGGACGGATCGTCGAGCAGGCGCCGGTGCACGAGCTGTACAAGCGCCCGGCCCACCCGTACACCCGGGGCCTCCTCGACTCGATCCCGCGCCTGGACCAGAAGGGCCAGGAGCTCTACGCGATCAAGGGCCTGCCGCCCAACCTGCTCAAGGTGCCCTCCGGCTGCGCCTTCAACCCGCGCTGCCCCAAGGCCGACGACCTCTGCCGTACGGAGATCCCGGCCCTGGTGCCGGTCACCGAGCAGGACGGCGCGGATCTCCCGGGCCGTAAGAGCGCCTGCCACTTCTGGAAGGAGACGATCCATGGCTGA